The nucleotide window ATAACTGTGCTGTAAAATATACCTACTTAGTAGCTTGATTCATAATTATGTGCGTAATCCTGATTAAAAGATATGTCATCTAGCTCATCATCGTTTACGCTATCATCTAGCCCATTATTTCTATTTGCTAGAATATGCACCTCATTAGCAACAATTTCTGTAGTAAACCGATTGTTATTTTGCTGATCGACCCATTTTCTGGTACGTAATCTACCTTCAACATACATATGGCTACCTTTTTTGGCAAATTTACCAATTATTTCTGCGAGTTTGCCATAAACAACAACTCTATGCCATTCTGTTTGTTCTTTTTTTTCACCGCTAGCCTTATCTCGCCAAGCTTCTGTCGTGGCCAAACTAAAGCTAGTCACTGGCTCACTATTTGTCATATATCGAACTTCCGGATCTCCACCCAGATTCCCAATTAAAATCACTTTATTCACCGATCCGCGCGCCATAAGCCCCCAAGGTATTATATCAAGTATGTAATTTTATATCTAAACATGAGTTTATCATAAGCTACTATTTTGCTCAACTTTGATGACTTGGTGGTTATACTAAAATTATGTTTTATATCAGTATGATATTGTGTGTGGTTAGCAATATACCCATGTGAAATAATTAAAAATCAATAAAAAACGTTGTATTTAGTAACGATTTTGCCAGTAGTTATGTCATGGCTATTGTAATTTTATAGCCTCTCTTGATAATATTGGATAGATTGTAATTGTTATTGATTAATATGAAATAAATAGCCTTAAACGGCAAGGTATGAAGTATTTTAGAAAATAATAGCTAGTAAACTTCGGCTTATTTAAGTATATGATATAATCCAGCTACATGTTTACTGAGAAAGACTTCATGTGTTATTGAATAAGACGGTTATTGACGAAAAATTAATCATAAAAAAAGAAGTGGTTAAGACTTTTGTTTTTGATCTCGATGGTACCATAGTTTATAATGGTAAGCCAGTAGATGAAAAATTTAATCAACTATTACTAGACATCAAAGATGCCGGGCATCAGATTATTTATGCTACTGGGCGATCATTTCGTGATTTTATCCCAGTAATTCCTGAGTGGTCAGTTTGTCAACCAAGTGTTGTTTTTGGTGGTGGGTTAGTTATTGCCAATGATGAGATAAAATTTCAGCAATTTATTGATGAAAGTTATTTACATGAAATAATTGATTTTCTTGAGAAAAATCACGTTCACTATCTGGTTGATGGGCAGAGCAATTTTTATCACCCATCGAAAGAGCACTGGCTTTATCAGGATATAGTAAGATTAACAGGTAAAGTAAAAGCCGAAAGTGCACATCATGTAATTTGTGATGGTGCTTATAAAATACTTATCCTTGATTTTGAATGGCTCGGTCATTTTCAGCAATATATCATTGATAAATCGC belongs to Aquella oligotrophica and includes:
- the ssb gene encoding single-stranded DNA-binding protein, yielding MARGSVNKVILIGNLGGDPEVRYMTNSEPVTSFSLATTEAWRDKASGEKKEQTEWHRVVVYGKLAEIIGKFAKKGSHMYVEGRLRTRKWVDQQNNNRFTTEIVANEVHILANRNNGLDDSVNDDELDDISFNQDYAHNYESSY
- a CDS encoding HAD-IIB family hydrolase; amino-acid sequence: MLLNKTVIDEKLIIKKEVVKTFVFDLDGTIVYNGKPVDEKFNQLLLDIKDAGHQIIYATGRSFRDFIPVIPEWSVCQPSVVFGGGLVIANDEIKFQQFIDESYLHEIIDFLEKNHVHYLVDGQSNFYHPSKEHWLYQDIVRLTGKVKAESAHHVICDGAYKILILDFEWLGHFQQYIIDKSLTIKCHFYDKCFDIMPANVNKYNGLSILSLPDPDNIYVFGNDQNDLELMQNLPNSIMLGHHQELSQYAKIQIPYNDDLFTNFKTVVNVILGK